From one Phocaeicola salanitronis DSM 18170 genomic stretch:
- the map gene encoding type I methionyl aminopeptidase gives MIFLKTDDEIELLRQSNLLVGRTLAELAKLIKPGVTTKQLDKVAEEFIRDHGATPTFKGFPNPYGGPFPGSICTSVNEQVVHGIPNDTPLKEGDIISIDCGTYMDGYCGDSAYTFCVGEVKPEIAALLQTTKEALYKGIENAVHGKRLGDIGYAVQQHCEAKSYGVVREFVGHGIGKEMHEDPPVPNYGKRGTGILLKKGMCIAIEPMITLGSRKIVMENDRWTIRTADRKCAAHFEHTVAVGLGKADILSSFEYIEDILRNKED, from the coding sequence ATGATATTTCTGAAAACAGATGATGAAATAGAGCTATTACGTCAAAGTAATCTCCTTGTGGGGAGGACTTTGGCGGAGTTAGCTAAGTTGATAAAGCCTGGGGTTACTACGAAACAGCTTGATAAAGTGGCTGAGGAGTTTATAAGAGATCATGGGGCAACTCCTACTTTCAAGGGATTTCCAAATCCTTATGGCGGACCATTCCCCGGTTCTATTTGTACCTCAGTAAACGAGCAGGTTGTGCATGGCATACCCAATGATACGCCTTTGAAAGAGGGTGATATTATTTCTATTGATTGCGGAACGTACATGGATGGGTATTGCGGTGATTCGGCATATACATTCTGTGTGGGTGAAGTAAAACCAGAGATTGCCGCTCTTTTGCAAACGACAAAGGAAGCTTTGTATAAGGGAATTGAAAATGCTGTACATGGGAAACGTTTAGGTGATATTGGTTATGCAGTTCAGCAACATTGTGAAGCAAAGTCGTATGGTGTGGTTCGCGAATTTGTTGGACATGGCATAGGTAAGGAAATGCACGAAGATCCTCCGGTTCCTAATTATGGGAAAAGAGGTACGGGTATCTTGTTGAAAAAAGGTATGTGCATTGCAATTGAGCCAATGATAACGCTAGGCAGCCGTAAGATAGTTATGGAGAATGACCGTTGGACTATTCGTACAGCAGACCGTAAATGTGCAGCGCATTTCGAGCATACAGTGGCAGTAGGGTTAGGAAAGGCTGATATCTTATCATCATTTGAATATATAGAGGATATATTGAGAAACAAAGAGGATTAA
- a CDS encoding S41 family peptidase produces MNTKRILLGMFVVLVGLSLSSFCNKDDDRNFQVAKNLDIFNAIFKELDLFYVDTINPEKMIQNGVNGMLQLTDPYTEYYPEEEMSSLKEMITGKYGGIGAVIRYYEKKDRIAIIEPVEGMPAAEAGVKAGDIILSVGGKEMVRGDMKPQDFSSKVSDALRGEPGTSFILKVLRPQKNDSTVMEFKLTRKNIRNNPVPYYGMVHDSIGYLSLTGFTDNCSKDVKKAFIELKDKGAKALIFDLRDNGGGSLQEAVDIINFFVPKGKEIVVTKGKIRQAAGSFKTTSEPIDAAIPLAILVNGNSASASEIMSGSMQDLDRAVIIGTRTFGKGLVQTTRQLPYNGTLKVTTSKYYIPSGRCIQAIDYAKKNADGSVARIPDSLTHVFYTEAGREVRDGGGIRPDIEIEGDKFPNILFYLMNDDLIFDYATQYCLNHPEVASIDSLQITDADYADFKKLVKEADFTYDRQSEQVLKTLKEVAEFEGYMEGAEAEFKALEQKLNHNLDRDLDYFSKPIKEQIAEEIATRYFFQRGAVMQRLKDDADLKKAIEILTSPEEYRKILSVRN; encoded by the coding sequence ATGAATACAAAAAGAATACTTTTAGGGATGTTTGTTGTATTGGTTGGGTTGAGCCTTTCCAGTTTCTGCAATAAAGATGATGACCGTAATTTTCAGGTGGCGAAGAACCTGGATATTTTTAATGCAATCTTTAAGGAACTGGACTTATTCTATGTCGATACCATCAATCCGGAGAAAATGATACAGAATGGTGTAAACGGAATGCTTCAACTGACAGACCCGTATACTGAATATTATCCCGAAGAAGAGATGAGCAGTTTAAAGGAAATGATTACCGGTAAATACGGAGGTATTGGAGCGGTCATCCGTTATTATGAGAAGAAAGACCGCATTGCCATTATCGAGCCGGTAGAAGGCATGCCGGCTGCTGAAGCAGGAGTAAAGGCGGGAGATATTATACTTTCGGTTGGCGGAAAAGAGATGGTGCGTGGCGATATGAAGCCGCAGGATTTCTCATCGAAAGTAAGCGATGCCTTGCGTGGCGAGCCGGGTACTTCGTTTATATTGAAAGTGCTCCGGCCACAGAAAAACGATAGCACGGTGATGGAATTCAAGCTTACCCGTAAGAATATCCGCAACAATCCGGTACCTTATTATGGCATGGTGCACGATAGCATCGGGTATCTTTCGCTTACCGGATTTACAGATAATTGCTCCAAGGATGTGAAAAAGGCGTTTATCGAATTGAAGGACAAAGGAGCGAAAGCGTTGATATTCGACTTGCGCGACAATGGAGGAGGTTCGTTACAGGAAGCCGTTGATATCATTAATTTCTTTGTGCCGAAAGGGAAGGAGATTGTGGTGACAAAAGGGAAAATCCGTCAGGCGGCAGGCTCTTTCAAGACAACAAGTGAGCCTATTGATGCCGCAATTCCGCTTGCTATTTTGGTAAATGGCAATTCGGCTTCTGCTTCCGAAATTATGAGCGGTTCGATGCAAGACCTTGACCGTGCGGTAATTATCGGCACACGTACGTTTGGGAAAGGGCTGGTGCAGACTACGCGCCAATTGCCTTATAACGGTACATTGAAAGTAACGACTTCGAAGTATTATATTCCCAGCGGGCGTTGCATTCAGGCGATAGATTATGCTAAGAAGAATGCCGATGGCTCGGTGGCGCGTATTCCGGATAGTTTGACACATGTGTTTTATACGGAGGCAGGACGTGAAGTGCGTGATGGGGGAGGCATCCGCCCCGATATTGAAATAGAGGGAGATAAGTTCCCGAATATTTTGTTTTATCTGATGAACGATGACCTGATATTCGATTATGCGACTCAATATTGCCTGAATCATCCGGAAGTGGCGTCAATTGATTCGTTGCAGATTACCGACGCTGATTATGCCGATTTCAAGAAACTGGTAAAAGAAGCCGATTTTACCTATGACCGCCAGAGTGAGCAGGTGTTGAAAACATTGAAGGAGGTCGCAGAGTTCGAAGGCTATATGGAAGGGGCGGAAGCCGAGTTTAAGGCATTGGAGCAGAAATTGAATCACAACCTTGACCGCGATTTGGATTATTTTTCGAAACCGATTAAGGAACAGATTGCCGAAGAAATTGCAACCCGTTATTTCTTCCAGCGGGGGGCTGTAATGCAACGCCTGAAAGATGATGCCGATTTGAAGAAAGCCATCGAAATCCTGACTTCCCCCGAAGAATACCGCAAGATTCTTTCGGTTCGGAATTGA
- the rpsK gene encoding 30S ribosomal protein S11, whose amino-acid sequence MAKKTVAAKKRNVKVDANGQLHVHSSFNNIIVSLANSEGQVISWSSAGKMGFRGSKKNTPYAAQMAAQDCAKVAYDLGLRKVKAYVKGPGNGRESAIRTVHGAGIEVTEIIDVTPLPHNGCRPPKRRRV is encoded by the coding sequence ATGGCAAAAAAAACAGTCGCAGCTAAAAAAAGAAATGTGAAGGTCGATGCGAATGGACAATTGCACGTACATTCTTCATTCAACAACATTATTGTTTCTTTGGCAAACAGTGAAGGTCAGGTTATTTCATGGTCTTCTGCTGGTAAGATGGGATTTAGAGGTTCGAAGAAGAACACTCCTTATGCAGCTCAAATGGCTGCTCAAGATTGTGCGAAAGTTGCATATGATCTTGGCTTGAGAAAAGTGAAAGCTTATGTGAAAGGTCCTGGAAACGGACGTGAGTCTGCTATCCGTACTGTACACGGTGCTGGAATTGAAGTTACTGAAATTATTGATGTGACTCCATTGCCTCATAACGGTTGTCGTCCTCCGAAAAGAAGAAGAGTATAA
- the secY gene encoding preprotein translocase subunit SecY produces MRKSIETLKNIWNIEDLRQRILITILFVAIYRFGSYVVLPGINPDMLSKLHEQTSEGLLALLNMFSGGAFSNASIFALGIMPYISASIVIQLLAIAVPYFQKLQREGESGRRKINQYTRILTIFILIFQAPSYLINLKMQAGPALNASLDWTFFIITSTIILAAGSMFILWLGERITDKGIGNGISLIIMIGIIARLPQAFSGEFVSRLASPGAGGIIMFLLEIVVLILVIAAAILLVQGVRKIPVQYAKRIVGNKQYGGARQYIPLKVNAANVMPIIFAQAIMFIPITFIGFSNVASASGIARAFVDHTSFWYNLVFAILIIVFTWFYTAITINPTQMAEDMKRNNGFIPGIKPGKSTADYIDTIMSRITLPGSLFLAVIAILPAFAGIFGVQAEFAQFFGGTSLLILVGVVLDTLQQVESHLLMRHYDGLLSSGRIKGRSGVAAY; encoded by the coding sequence ATGAGAAAATCTATTGAAACATTAAAGAACATATGGAATATTGAGGATCTGAGACAGCGGATCCTCATTACTATATTGTTTGTCGCAATCTACAGATTCGGTTCGTATGTGGTTCTTCCAGGTATCAATCCTGATATGTTGTCAAAATTGCATGAACAAACAAGTGAAGGTCTTCTTGCCTTGTTGAACATGTTCTCTGGTGGAGCTTTTTCCAATGCCTCTATTTTTGCATTGGGAATTATGCCGTACATCTCTGCATCCATCGTGATTCAGTTGTTGGCGATTGCAGTTCCTTATTTCCAGAAACTACAGCGTGAAGGTGAAAGCGGGCGTAGGAAAATCAATCAGTATACACGTATTCTGACTATTTTTATTTTGATTTTTCAGGCTCCGTCTTATCTGATCAACTTGAAAATGCAGGCAGGTCCGGCTCTTAATGCTTCATTAGATTGGACTTTCTTTATTATTACTTCTACCATCATTTTGGCAGCTGGAAGTATGTTTATTTTGTGGCTGGGTGAAAGAATCACAGATAAGGGTATTGGAAACGGTATTTCGTTGATTATCATGATTGGTATCATTGCCCGTCTTCCGCAGGCCTTTTCTGGTGAATTCGTTTCTCGCCTTGCGTCTCCAGGTGCAGGAGGTATCATCATGTTTTTGTTGGAAATTGTCGTGTTGATTTTGGTGATTGCCGCTGCAATTTTGTTGGTGCAGGGTGTCCGTAAAATTCCTGTACAATATGCAAAACGTATTGTGGGGAATAAACAATATGGTGGTGCAAGACAATACATTCCTTTAAAGGTAAATGCTGCAAATGTGATGCCGATTATTTTTGCGCAAGCTATCATGTTTATTCCTATTACTTTTATCGGATTTTCAAATGTGGCTTCAGCGAGTGGTATAGCTCGGGCTTTTGTTGACCATACAAGTTTTTGGTACAATTTGGTTTTTGCTATTTTGATTATCGTATTTACGTGGTTTTATACCGCAATTACGATTAATCCTACCCAAATGGCTGAAGATATGAAACGGAATAATGGTTTTATACCAGGTATTAAGCCGGGTAAGAGTACGGCAGATTATATTGATACGATAATGTCGCGTATTACTTTACCGGGGTCTTTGTTCTTGGCTGTTATTGCCATTCTCCCTGCATTTGCCGGTATTTTTGGAGTTCAAGCAGAATTTGCGCAATTTTTTGGTGGTACATCATTGTTGATTCTTGTAGGTGTCGTACTCGATACTTTGCAACAGGTAGAAAGTCATCTGTTGATGCGTCATTATGATGGGCTGTTGAGTTCAGGTAGAATCAAGGGCCGTTCGGGTGTGGCTGCATATTAA
- a CDS encoding ribonuclease HII, translated as MLLPYLHKDLIEAGCDEAGRGCLAGAVYAAAVILPSGYQNELLNDSKKLTERQRYKLRNIIESDALAWAVGVVSPAEIDQINILNASFLAMHRAVEQLAVRPQHLLIDGNRFNPYPGIPHTTVVKGDGKYLSIAAASILAKTYRDDYMNCLHDEYPLYDWKGNKGYPTRKHREAIRLYGTTPYHRMSFNLLGDGQLAFDF; from the coding sequence ATGTTATTACCTTATTTACATAAAGATTTGATAGAGGCCGGATGTGATGAGGCGGGGCGAGGATGCCTTGCCGGTGCTGTGTATGCGGCTGCTGTGATTTTACCGTCCGGCTATCAGAATGAGTTGTTGAATGACTCGAAGAAGCTGACAGAACGTCAACGGTATAAGTTGCGTAACATTATTGAGAGCGATGCTTTGGCATGGGCAGTAGGGGTGGTCTCACCCGCAGAGATTGATCAAATCAATATCTTGAATGCGTCTTTTTTAGCTATGCACAGAGCTGTGGAGCAGCTTGCCGTCCGTCCGCAGCATCTGCTGATTGACGGAAATCGTTTCAATCCTTATCCGGGCATTCCTCATACGACGGTTGTCAAGGGGGACGGGAAATATCTGTCTATTGCGGCAGCTTCTATTTTGGCGAAAACCTACCGGGATGATTACATGAATTGTCTGCATGATGAGTATCCGTTGTATGACTGGAAAGGTAACAAGGGATATCCTACTCGGAAACACCGCGAAGCCATCCGGCTTTACGGAACGACTCCGTATCACCGGATGAGTTTCAATTTGTTAGGCGACGGGCAACTGGCTTTTGATTTTTGA
- a CDS encoding DUF3467 domain-containing protein codes for MENENKNNQDQLQIELKDEVAQGTYANLAIITHSTSEFILDFVRIMPGLPKAGVQSRIVMTPENAKRLLFALQDNIVKYEKNFGQIKMPEQQRADKTFVPPLSDFKGEA; via the coding sequence ATGGAAAACGAAAATAAGAACAATCAAGACCAGTTGCAGATTGAGCTGAAAGACGAAGTTGCTCAAGGTACGTATGCCAATTTGGCGATTATTACTCATTCCACGTCCGAGTTTATCCTCGATTTTGTCCGTATTATGCCGGGGCTTCCGAAAGCTGGCGTGCAGTCTCGCATTGTGATGACTCCCGAAAATGCCAAACGTTTGCTTTTCGCGCTGCAAGACAATATCGTGAAATATGAGAAGAACTTTGGACAAATCAAGATGCCCGAACAGCAACGTGCCGATAAGACTTTTGTCCCGCCGTTGAGCGATTTCAAGGGAGAGGCATAA
- the rpsM gene encoding 30S ribosomal protein S13 — translation MAIRIVGVDLPQNKRGEIALTYIFGIGRSSSAKILDKAGVDRDLKVKDWTDDQAAKIREIIGAEYKVEGDLRSEIQLNIKRLMDIGCYRGVRHRLGLPVRGQSTKNNARTRKGRKKTVANKKKATK, via the coding sequence ATGGCTATAAGAATAGTTGGTGTAGATTTGCCTCAAAATAAGAGAGGTGAGATTGCGTTGACATACATTTTTGGTATTGGGCGCAGTAGTTCAGCAAAGATTTTGGATAAGGCGGGAGTTGACCGTGATTTGAAAGTAAAGGATTGGACTGATGATCAGGCAGCCAAGATTCGTGAGATTATCGGTGCTGAATACAAAGTAGAAGGTGATCTTCGTTCTGAAATCCAGTTGAACATTAAGCGATTAATGGATATAGGATGCTATCGTGGTGTTCGTCACCGTTTGGGACTTCCTGTAAGAGGTCAGAGCACAAAGAACAATGCTCGTACACGTAAGGGAAGAAAGAAAACTGTTGCAAATAAGAAAAAAGCTACTAAATAA
- a CDS encoding magnesium transporter CorA family protein produces the protein MRKYLYCEAGFMEKKNWLPGCWVNVECPTDDDFKFLTETLKVPTAFLHDIADTDERPRTDTEGNWQLIIVRIPIQTQSSKVPYSTIPIGIITNDEITVSVCYHSSEMIPDFIQHTRRKQIQVPNKYELILRLIYSSAVWFLKYLKQINNEVSSAEKELERSIRNEDLLRLMNLQKSLVYFNTSIRGNEVMISKFQNIFETKDRENKELTEDVLIELKQARNMVNIYSDILTGTMDAFASIISNNVNTIMRRMTTLSIVLMVPTLIASFYGMNVDIHLEHVPHAFSLIICLSVALSAMAFIIFRKIKWF, from the coding sequence ATGAGAAAATACCTTTACTGCGAAGCCGGCTTTATGGAAAAGAAGAACTGGCTTCCCGGATGCTGGGTAAACGTAGAATGCCCTACCGATGATGATTTCAAATTCCTGACAGAAACTCTAAAAGTTCCAACTGCCTTCCTGCATGATATCGCCGACACTGACGAACGGCCACGTACAGATACAGAAGGCAACTGGCAACTCATTATCGTACGTATTCCGATACAGACACAAAGCAGCAAAGTGCCTTACAGCACTATTCCCATCGGCATCATCACCAACGATGAAATCACCGTATCTGTGTGCTACCACTCCAGCGAGATGATTCCAGACTTCATCCAGCATACACGCCGCAAGCAAATTCAGGTTCCCAATAAATATGAATTGATTTTACGGCTTATCTATTCTTCAGCCGTATGGTTCCTGAAATACCTGAAGCAAATCAATAATGAGGTAAGCAGTGCCGAAAAAGAACTGGAGCGAAGCATCCGTAACGAAGATTTGCTACGGCTGATGAATCTACAAAAAAGCCTGGTGTATTTCAATACCTCCATCCGGGGCAACGAAGTCATGATTAGCAAATTCCAGAACATTTTCGAGACCAAAGACCGTGAAAACAAGGAACTGACCGAAGACGTACTGATTGAACTGAAGCAAGCACGCAACATGGTAAATATCTACAGCGACATTCTTACCGGTACAATGGATGCCTTTGCCTCTATCATATCAAATAATGTAAACACGATTATGAGGCGCATGACTACGCTGTCTATTGTCTTGATGGTGCCTACATTAATAGCCAGTTTTTACGGCATGAATGTCGACATTCATTTAGAACATGTCCCACATGCGTTCTCGCTCATCATATGCCTGTCGGTTGCGCTTTCGGCAATGGCATTTATCATTTTCCGGAAAATCAAATGGTTCTAA
- the rpsD gene encoding 30S ribosomal protein S4, producing the protein MARYTGPKTRIARKFGEAIFGADKVLSKKNYPPGQHGNTRRRKTSEYGVMLAEKQKAKYTYGVLEKQFRNLFEKAASMNGITGEILLQSLECRLDNIVFRLGIAPTRAAARQLVSHKHITVDGKVVNIPSFAVKPGQLIGVREKSKSLEAIANSLAGFNHSKYPWLEWDENSKMGKLLHVPERADIPENIKEHMIVELYSK; encoded by the coding sequence ATGGCTAGATATACTGGACCAAAAACAAGAATTGCACGTAAATTCGGTGAAGCAATCTTTGGAGCTGATAAAGTGTTGTCTAAGAAAAATTATCCTCCTGGACAACATGGAAATACTCGCCGTAGAAAGACTTCTGAATATGGAGTCATGTTGGCTGAAAAACAAAAAGCTAAATATACTTATGGCGTCTTGGAAAAACAATTCCGTAATTTGTTTGAGAAGGCTGCAAGCATGAACGGTATTACCGGTGAAATCCTGTTGCAGAGTCTTGAATGTCGTTTGGATAATATTGTGTTCCGTTTGGGTATTGCGCCTACACGTGCTGCTGCTCGTCAATTGGTAAGTCATAAGCATATTACTGTGGATGGCAAAGTAGTGAATATTCCTTCTTTTGCTGTTAAGCCGGGTCAGCTGATAGGTGTTCGTGAAAAATCCAAGTCTTTGGAGGCTATTGCTAATTCATTGGCTGGATTCAATCACAGCAAATATCCTTGGTTGGAATGGGATGAAAACTCAAAAATGGGTAAATTGTTGCATGTCCCCGAAAGAGCAGACATTCCTGAAAACATTAAAGAACACATGATCGTAGAATTGTACTCTAAATAA
- the infA gene encoding translation initiation factor IF-1, whose product MAKQSAIEQDGIIVEALSNAMFRVELENGHEITAHISGKMRMHYIKILPGDKVRVEMSPYDLSKGRIVFRYK is encoded by the coding sequence ATGGCAAAACAATCTGCAATAGAACAAGATGGTATCATCGTTGAAGCATTGTCAAATGCAATGTTTCGTGTAGAATTGGAAAATGGGCACGAGATTACGGCTCATATTTCAGGCAAAATGCGAATGCATTACATTAAAATATTACCAGGTGATAAGGTGCGTGTGGAAATGTCGCCGTACGACTTGTCAAAAGGAAGAATCGTGTTTAGATATAAATAA
- a CDS encoding DNA-directed RNA polymerase subunit alpha yields MAILAFQKPDKVLMLEADSKFGKFEFRPLEPGFGITVGNALRRILLSSLEGYAINTIHIEGVEHEFATVPGVKEDVTNIILNLKQVRFKQIVEEFENEKVSITVENSTEFKAGDIGKYLTGFEVLNPELVICHLDSKATMQIDLTINKGRGYVPADENREFCTDVNVIPIDSIYTPIRNVKYAVENYRVEQKTDYEKLVLEITTDGSIHPKEALKEAAKILIYHFMLFSDEKITLETSDADGNEEFDEEVLHMRQLLKTKLVDMDLSVRALNCLKAADVETLGDLVQFNKTDLLKFRNFGKKSLTELDDLLESLNLSFGTDISKYKLDKE; encoded by the coding sequence ATGGCGATATTAGCATTTCAAAAACCTGATAAAGTATTAATGTTGGAAGCGGATTCTAAATTTGGAAAATTTGAATTCCGTCCGCTTGAACCCGGTTTCGGTATTACCGTTGGTAATGCTTTACGCCGTATTCTTCTTTCTTCGCTGGAAGGTTATGCGATTAACACTATTCATATCGAAGGTGTTGAACATGAATTTGCAACTGTTCCGGGAGTTAAGGAAGATGTTACTAACATTATCTTAAACCTGAAGCAAGTACGGTTTAAGCAAATAGTTGAAGAGTTCGAAAACGAAAAGGTAAGCATTACCGTGGAGAATTCTACTGAATTTAAGGCAGGAGATATTGGTAAGTATTTGACCGGATTTGAAGTGTTAAATCCTGAATTAGTTATTTGCCATTTAGATTCAAAAGCAACTATGCAGATAGATCTTACAATTAACAAAGGTCGCGGATATGTGCCGGCTGATGAAAACCGGGAATTCTGTACCGATGTGAATGTAATTCCTATCGATTCTATTTACACTCCGATTCGTAATGTCAAATATGCGGTAGAGAATTATCGTGTAGAACAGAAGACCGACTATGAAAAGTTGGTGTTGGAGATTACGACGGATGGTTCCATTCACCCGAAAGAAGCGCTGAAAGAAGCTGCGAAGATTTTGATTTACCATTTCATGTTGTTTTCAGATGAAAAAATTACGCTTGAAACTTCAGATGCTGATGGTAACGAAGAATTTGATGAAGAAGTTTTGCACATGCGCCAGTTGCTGAAGACCAAGTTGGTTGATATGGACTTGTCAGTCCGTGCCTTGAACTGTTTGAAAGCTGCCGATGTGGAAACATTGGGAGACTTGGTACAGTTTAACAAGACCGACTTGCTGAAATTCCGTAACTTCGGTAAGAAATCGCTCACGGAGCTTGATGATTTGCTCGAGAGTCTGAATCTGTCGTTTGGAACAGATATTTCTAAGTATAAATTAGATAAAGAATAA
- the rplQ gene encoding 50S ribosomal protein L17, with the protein MRHNKKFNHLGRTASHRHAMLANMACSLIKHKRITTTVAKAKALKKYVEPLITRSKDDTTNSRRVVFSYLQDKYVVTELFKEISVKVADRPGGYTRIIKTGHRLGDNAEMCFIELVDYNENMAKTAAKKATRTRRSKKSASAAAEVPATEATTAEAPVAEATTEEAPKAE; encoded by the coding sequence ATGAGACACAATAAGAAATTTAACCATTTAGGTCGTACTGCTTCTCACAGACACGCTATGTTGGCTAATATGGCATGTTCTTTGATTAAGCACAAAAGAATCACTACGACTGTTGCGAAGGCTAAAGCTTTGAAGAAATACGTAGAACCATTGATTACTCGTTCAAAAGACGATACAACTAATTCTCGTCGTGTAGTATTCAGCTATTTGCAAGACAAATATGTTGTAACTGAACTCTTCAAGGAAATCTCTGTAAAGGTTGCAGATCGTCCGGGAGGTTATACCCGTATTATCAAAACCGGTCACCGTTTGGGAGATAACGCTGAAATGTGCTTTATCGAACTGGTTGACTATAATGAGAACATGGCTAAGACTGCTGCTAAAAAAGCAACTCGCACCCGTCGTTCTAAGAAGTCTGCATCTGCTGCCGCTGAAGTACCTGCTACTGAAGCAACTACAGCCGAAGCACCTGTTGCTGAAGCTACTACAGAGGAAGCCCCTAAAGCTGAATAA
- a CDS encoding helix-turn-helix transcriptional regulator, translating into MGKRLEGLQRMLVILNKLEGKRRYVPVEELKRYVADAMALRGYSGVTQRTLQRDFKEIESLFGISIGFDEKAHGYYIKEEDKNAPERYGQLLQNFDLLNALEGDTNLRTYVLAEHHRPLPSECLPMLISAIKHTHPVVFRYTLVRQGDKVEEKKVLPHYLKESNQRWYLLAYEGDVLKAFGADRICDLRVCENETFKRNMDIDAGELFRDCFGIWNQPDIPVEDVELKYDALDGKFLKSVPLHHSQQVLTDNADEFRIKVRLRITNDFVMELLSRSRSLEVISPPHLRERVRKVYEEALKRNE; encoded by the coding sequence ATGGGAAAACGGTTGGAAGGTTTGCAGCGCATGTTGGTCATTCTCAACAAGCTGGAAGGCAAGAGGCGGTATGTGCCTGTGGAAGAACTGAAACGCTATGTGGCAGATGCAATGGCATTGCGCGGCTATTCGGGTGTGACGCAGCGCACGTTGCAACGCGACTTCAAGGAAATAGAAAGTCTGTTTGGCATCAGTATCGGGTTCGACGAGAAAGCCCACGGGTATTATATAAAGGAAGAAGACAAAAATGCTCCGGAACGGTACGGCCAGCTGCTTCAGAACTTCGACCTGCTCAATGCCTTGGAAGGAGACACCAACTTGCGCACCTATGTGTTGGCGGAACATCACCGCCCGTTGCCCAGCGAGTGCCTGCCGATGCTGATAAGTGCCATCAAGCATACACACCCTGTGGTGTTCCGCTATACGCTGGTAAGGCAGGGCGATAAGGTAGAGGAAAAGAAAGTGCTTCCTCATTATTTGAAAGAATCGAACCAGCGTTGGTATCTGTTGGCATACGAAGGGGATGTGCTGAAGGCTTTTGGGGCAGACCGTATCTGTGATTTGCGCGTATGCGAAAACGAGACTTTCAAGCGGAATATGGATATAGATGCAGGTGAATTGTTCCGCGATTGTTTTGGCATCTGGAACCAGCCGGACATCCCGGTAGAAGACGTCGAACTGAAGTATGATGCCTTGGACGGCAAATTCCTGAAGTCGGTACCTTTGCATCATTCCCAGCAGGTCTTGACAGACAATGCGGACGAGTTCCGCATCAAAGTACGCCTGCGTATCACCAACGATTTTGTGATGGAGCTGCTTTCCCGAAGCCGCTCGTTGGAAGTCATCAGCCCGCCCCACCTTAGGGAACGGGTACGGAAAGTGTACGAAGAGGCGTTGAAGCGGAATGAATGA
- the ykgO gene encoding type B 50S ribosomal protein L36, whose translation MKVRASLKKRTPDCKIVRRNGRLYVINKKNPKYKQRQG comes from the coding sequence ATGAAAGTAAGAGCATCATTAAAAAAACGTACGCCGGATTGCAAAATCGTGAGACGTAATGGCCGTTTGTATGTTATTAATAAGAAAAATCCTAAGTATAAACAACGTCAAGGATAA
- a CDS encoding flavodoxin, translated as MNKILLSIAAVLVICFTACAQKKDKQNVSNASSKMLVAYFSATGTTAQVARNIADITGGELFEIAPQHPYTEADLDWNDRQSRSSVEMNDVKSRPALKVTKTDIAGYDVVFIGYPIWWNLAPRIINTFIESHDLRGKTVIPFATSGGSDISNSVSELKKAYPDLNWKEGKLLNKVGNSALQNWIHGITNH; from the coding sequence ATGAACAAGATTTTATTATCCATTGCGGCGGTACTGGTCATCTGTTTTACCGCCTGTGCCCAAAAGAAAGACAAACAAAATGTAAGTAATGCATCATCCAAGATGTTGGTAGCTTATTTTTCGGCGACCGGAACGACTGCCCAAGTCGCCCGTAACATTGCGGACATTACCGGCGGAGAACTGTTCGAAATTGCACCTCAGCATCCATATACTGAGGCTGACCTCGATTGGAACGACCGGCAGTCGCGCAGTTCGGTGGAAATGAATGATGTTAAATCCCGTCCGGCACTTAAAGTGACGAAAACAGACATTGCCGGATATGATGTCGTTTTTATCGGCTATCCCATTTGGTGGAACCTTGCTCCAAGAATCATCAACACATTCATTGAAAGCCACGACCTGAGAGGCAAAACCGTCATTCCGTTTGCCACCTCCGGTGGAAGCGATATCAGCAACAGTGTTTCCGAATTGAAAAAAGCCTATCCCGATTTAAATTGGAAAGAAGGAAAGTTACTGAACAAGGTGGGTAACAGTGCCCTGCAAAATTGGATTCATGGCATAACCAATCATTAA